A region from the Curtobacterium sp. MCBA15_012 genome encodes:
- a CDS encoding sensor histidine kinase → MTATVLPPPAPLGRRVWAQTWRVLVALVAGFTAFGLIWPELDTSSWSEARLGIGLLGDVTAGVVALVVYCFRHRAPLFVTLAVIGLSTVSTFAAGTAVLALVSLATRRRGVEIAVGSAAMLVTGLVGEQLVFPGGDMALWQTTLVSVVFLALVVVVGVAIGQRRALVQSLRERAALLEREQAVREDRAREQERAHIAREMHDVLGHRLSLVALHAGALEFRGRSLSPDDTVEAAGVVRAEAHAALTDLRDVLGVLRDPAGRDTDDPTGTAPPQPTLCDVPALVDEARAAGATVTCTVAEGACAAGETVGRHAYRIVQEALTNARRHAPGQPVTVSIAVLPTPALRVTVTNPTLPGDRGHDTDGGGHGLRGLAERARLVGGSFRADVDAAGVHTVEAVLPWTA, encoded by the coding sequence GACGGGTGTGGGCGCAGACCTGGCGGGTGCTCGTCGCCCTCGTGGCCGGCTTCACCGCGTTCGGCCTGATCTGGCCCGAGCTCGACACGTCGTCGTGGTCGGAGGCGCGGCTCGGCATCGGGCTCCTCGGGGACGTCACGGCCGGGGTCGTCGCACTCGTCGTGTACTGCTTCCGCCACCGTGCGCCGCTGTTCGTCACCCTGGCGGTGATCGGCCTCAGCACCGTGTCGACGTTCGCCGCGGGCACCGCCGTGCTCGCGCTCGTCTCCCTCGCCACCCGGCGCCGCGGGGTCGAGATCGCGGTGGGCAGCGCGGCGATGCTCGTCACCGGGCTCGTCGGCGAGCAGCTCGTCTTCCCGGGCGGTGACATGGCGCTGTGGCAGACCACGCTGGTGTCGGTCGTCTTCCTCGCGCTCGTGGTCGTCGTGGGTGTGGCGATCGGGCAGCGCCGGGCGCTCGTCCAGTCCCTCCGGGAGCGGGCCGCCCTGCTCGAACGCGAACAGGCCGTGCGCGAGGACCGCGCGCGCGAGCAGGAACGCGCGCACATCGCCCGCGAGATGCACGACGTGCTCGGCCACCGGCTCTCGCTCGTGGCCCTGCACGCCGGCGCGCTCGAGTTCCGCGGACGTTCGCTGTCGCCGGACGACACCGTCGAGGCCGCGGGGGTCGTCCGCGCCGAGGCGCACGCGGCCCTGACCGACCTGCGCGACGTACTGGGGGTCCTGCGCGACCCCGCCGGTCGCGACACCGACGACCCGACCGGCACCGCGCCTCCGCAACCGACGCTCTGCGACGTGCCGGCCCTCGTCGACGAGGCCCGTGCAGCCGGTGCGACCGTGACCTGCACGGTCGCCGAGGGTGCCTGCGCCGCCGGGGAGACCGTCGGCCGCCACGCGTACCGGATCGTCCAGGAGGCCCTGACGAACGCCCGCCGGCACGCCCCGGGCCAGCCGGTCACGGTGTCGATCGCGGTGCTGCCGACCCCGGCGCTCCGGGTCACGGTGACCAACCCGACGCTGCCCGGGGACCGCGGGCACGACACCGACGGCGGCGGGCACGGGCTGCGCGGCCTCGCCGAGCGGGCGCGGCTCGTGGGCGGCTCGTTCCGCGCCGACGTCGACGCCGCCGGCGTCCACACGGTCGAGGCGGTGCTCCCGTGGACGGCGTGA
- a CDS encoding response regulator transcription factor, whose protein sequence is MDGVTAPVRVVLVDDDHLVRAGLRLLLSGDDGVDVVGEAGDGVEAEQVIDAVEPDVVLMDIRMPRCDGLAATERELRKRPELAVLVLTTFQGDDMVLGALQRGARGFLLKDTPPQELVAAIHAVAAGRSTLSPSVLDRVIAFAAGTGNATGPGSGPADGSGGTRDGRAAGGALPDASEERRLMATLTDREREVAVAVANGASNAEIAADLFVGLATVKTHIGHVYDKFGVDNRVQLALIVHAAQR, encoded by the coding sequence GTGGACGGCGTGACCGCGCCGGTCCGCGTGGTGCTCGTCGACGACGACCACCTCGTGCGCGCCGGGCTCCGGCTGCTGCTCAGCGGCGACGACGGTGTCGACGTCGTGGGCGAGGCCGGCGACGGCGTCGAGGCCGAGCAGGTCATCGACGCGGTCGAGCCGGACGTCGTGCTCATGGACATCCGGATGCCGCGCTGCGACGGGCTCGCCGCCACCGAGCGGGAGCTCCGGAAGCGGCCGGAGCTCGCCGTCCTCGTGCTCACCACCTTCCAGGGCGACGACATGGTCCTCGGTGCCCTGCAGCGCGGTGCGCGCGGGTTCCTGCTGAAGGACACCCCGCCGCAGGAGCTCGTGGCCGCGATCCACGCGGTCGCCGCCGGCCGCTCGACGCTGTCGCCGTCGGTGCTCGACCGGGTGATCGCCTTCGCCGCGGGCACCGGGAACGCGACCGGTCCCGGGAGCGGACCTGCCGACGGGTCCGGTGGAACCCGGGACGGCCGCGCCGCGGGAGGCGCGCTGCCGGACGCGAGCGAGGAACGCCGGCTGATGGCGACGCTGACCGACCGGGAACGCGAGGTCGCGGTCGCCGTCGCGAACGGGGCCTCGAACGCCGAGATCGCCGCGGACCTGTTCGTCGGGCTCGCCACCGTGAAGACCCACATCGGGCACGTCTACGACAAGTTCGGGGTCGACAACCGGGTGCAGTTGGCGCTCATCGTGCACGCCGCCCAGCGCTGA